AGAGAACGAATCAGAATGTGTAGAAAatggaaaaacaaaaactaAAGAACCTGAGGGTCGAGAGGGAACTCGGCCATTATTCTCCCTAAAGCAGTGATGTTACCCTCGTCGTCGAGTGCCGCCAGATAATTGAGGAGTTCCAGTGCCCGCATCAGCGTCTCTGGAGCAGGGGCGTCTACGTAGTCAAATCGTACAAGATCCTACAAGCAGGTTAACATGTAGTGCAGAAAATCAAGGAAATGAGAACATACCTTGATACCAAGCTTGAGCAACTCCAGAACAGTATTGCTGAGATTACATCGTAAAATTTCAGGATATGTTTGCTCCTCTAATTCGCCCATGAAATCTTTCTCCGTATAAAGTCGGAAACACTTCCCAGGACGTGTTCGTCCAGCTCGTCCAGCTCGTTGTTGTGCCGAAGCTTTGGAGATTGGGCTAACCAATAAACTCTCTACTCTTATCCGTGGGTTGTACACTTTTTGTTTTGAGAAGCCGGGATCTACGACATAGACGATACCATCTATTGTCAACGACGTTTCGGCGATGTTGGTAGACACTACGACTTTTCGCCCCGGGGGTCCAGATGGAGATATGGCTGAAGGTGCTGGATCGAATATTCTCTGCTGTTGTTGTGGAGGTAGAGATGAATACAGGGGTATGCACACGAGAGGTCCAACAGAGTCGGGATCTTGGTTCACCAAATCATCTGCTTCGAGCTTGATCTTTTTACAAGCAtcttcaatttcttcctctcccgtcAAGAAAACAAGGATATCGCCGGGATCTTCTGCACGATGAATCATCAATACAGTTCTAATAGCGGCTTCAACATAATCGGGTTCAGGTTCCTGTGTGTAAAAGACTTCCACGGGATGTGTTCTCCCTGGTACTTTGAAAAGGGGGGCGGCAGAGTCTTGGGTGAGGCCGAAGTATTTTTGGAATTTGAGTGCATCGAGAGTGGCGGACATTATGATGATTTTGAGATCGGCGCGGCGTTTGGCAATGTCCTTTAAAAGGCCCATGAGAACATCTGTTGCAAGAGTACGCTCGTGGGCTTCGTCAAGAATGATAGTCGAATATCGTTCGAGATTAGGGTCATTCATGGCTTCACGAAGAAGCATACCGTCAGTCATGTATTTGAGGAAGGTTTTACCAGGTTCGGTCATATCTTCGAAACGGATAGAATAACCGACTTCACGGCCAAGTTCAACTAGACCGAGTACTGAGTCAAGAAATAGAGGACAATAACGTGTCACCTACCATCCATCTCTTCTGCTACACGCCTTGCTACGGACATTGCGGCGACTCGTCGCGGTTGTGTGCATGCTACCAATTTTCCTTTGGTGTGTGGCAGGTCGGAAAATGTGACAAATTGTGGTATTCTTGGGGACCATCATAAGGACTGCGAGATACCGATGGATCGGCCGTGACTCACTGTGTGGTTTTTCCGGAACCTGTTTCTCCAACCATTACAATGATTTGGTTATCGCTGAACTATCTCAATAATCAGTGAATGATTTCTGTTCGTACAGAGAGAAAATTAATCGCGTCTTGAGAGAGGAGGGAGAGTGTGATTTCTAGACTGAAAGCGTTGCTCAAGGCCCTCCTCAACTCGAAGGTCACAACTACTTACCATTGTCAAGAATTCGTCCATCTGCATAAATACGGGTAGCTTTTTGCGCGCTTCTAATATTTTTCTGTATTGCGCAGTGTGAGGCTTCTTTGTGAAAGGATTGTTCTCATGGTCCTGTAGAAGCAATTGAGGTCAAGTCTCATTTTCATTACAAACAAAGACGCACCAAAGCCTTGCGAACCTGTTCTCCCTTAACTTTACGAGGTAAGAAGCCTAACAGCGGCTCAGACGAGGATGAAGCCTTCTTGTCTTTTCTATGAGCGAGGTACGGGTTATCCGCCATGGCGGGAGAAGGTTCAAATTTGTGTTTACGTAATACATGTGGGGATCTCGCCTACCGACTCCAAGCTCGAGGGTCCTTCACTTGTAACCGTCCCTTCCTTGATTCTCCTTCACTGATCAGGTTTCGTTTGAATGTTCTGATATCGTTCCTCGACAAATAATCCAACTCAAAGTTTACCCATTTATCGAGACGTTCCAGGATGTCTGCAGAAACCATTGCCATCGAAAACTTCAACTTTCAAGAGGTATTGTGGGGCATACAGGATGTGGTTTATGGTGCTGATATTGCTCACTCAGTCGGAGGTTTCCGGGGAAAATGGCGGAATGTACCTATTTCAGTGGTTATCATCTACTGAGAAAAAACTGGGTGAAATCCCTGTGGTCAGCATGCTTCAGCTTAATTGTCTATTTGCTGACCTTTTTCCAGGATCAGTTGAAGTCGAAGCAAAGCGAACTAGAGGCTATTCTTGTgaagatcattctctctccaGAGCCATATCCATCGCCTGGCCGTGCCTTACGAAATGTCGTCGCAAGATGCCTTATTGTATTATATCGTCGCGCAGAAACAAGGACTCTATTCGACACCCTTCAAGCGCTCTTGAAAGTCACGTCTGATTTTAAAACTCCAGACATGGATGCTCGGAAGATGTAGGAATATTTTCGTCGAATCGATTGAGGTTAATCGAAGTCTGATACGGAGTAGTGCAGCTTTCTCATGTATTGGCGACTTGATGCAACTGTTTGGCGTTCAGGTGAGCGTTTCAACCACCTTTGCGTTTCTCACTATTAATATATCATATCTCCAGTACATGTCATTCATGGCCGAAATCGCGACAGTAGCATTGAAGACGTTCAAAAGCTCTTATGTACGTCACAAAAATATGCGCCATTACCAAATTCTGATCTTCGGCAAAGACACCATTGCTGCGTTATCACGCCCTCTTAGCTCTCAAAAAGGCTCTAATCGCTTCAAAACGTGCGGTTCAGGACTCTACATTCAAGGACATATTGAAACAAGCAAAATCGGCGTTAACGGATAAGTGTCTCCCACTGCAGCGTGTAGCCTCCGAAGTAAGGGGTTACTTTCGAAGGCTTTGAACGTCACAAAACGTTCTGACCACACGTACCTTAGGTTCTCATTGTCCTTTTTTCGGGGACTGATGGACCGTTGGTAACGGGGAACGACGTCGACTCCATTATATCTCTCTGCGTCAAAACTCTCGAAGCGTCCGATCAGGTCACCCGGAAATGTTTAGCGCAGCTTGTCGGTCACCTCCTTGCATCTACTCAGGTGGAGCGAGCAGTACCAGCCCCTGAACCGTcacagaagacgaagaaagagGCCGAGGCaggagatgatgatgatacaCAAACGCCTCCCGCTGCTGCCGAAGTGACAAAGCCTCTTTTGAATCCTCAAGAGATGTTTAGTCATCTTTCGAACCACCTCAATAAACCTAACGTTACACGGAAAACTCGTATAGGAATCTTTCATTTCTATGTCGCTCTTGTCTCAAAGCTTGGCTCAACATGGGCAGAGACCAACTATGCGACGATTGTTACACACTTAATGACGGAAATTGTGTCTAGCACCAAAAGCAGGACTACTAGATATGAACTTCTTCTCACGCGCAAACTCGTCGGTATACTCCTCCGGGACCTCATCGGCGTGAGGATGTTAAGTGAACAGGGTCAAATTGGGGCGATACGAGATTTGGCGAACTCCTACCTGAAGCGTTGGCCCGCAATGATGCCAGGTCAAGTTGCGCCCAATTCTGCGGTTCTTGTCGTGGTACTTCGCGAGGTCGCAGGACTACTACAGCAGTTAGGGAACGCTCCCCCGCCCGTGCAGGTAAGAATCTCGATGAGTCAGAGTAAAAGCTACTGAACAGTGACTAGGATGCCTTGACAGAGCCCCTAATGACTCTTCTTGCCCATCCAAGCTATACTACCCGGGTAACCGCGTCGTGGGCCCTCCGTTGTTTTTGTTATTCTACCCCTCTTCGACTCCCAAGAACCATCATCACAGTCATCGACAAACTTCAGCGGGACTTGAGCTCTATGCTGTCACCAGCAGCTCCTATGGATGTTCAATCGAGGGCGTTAGGATACGCATACGGCTTAGCC
Above is a genomic segment from Marasmius oreades isolate 03SP1 chromosome 4, whole genome shotgun sequence containing:
- the PRP43_1 gene encoding DEAH-box ATP-dependent RNA helicase prp43 codes for the protein MADNPYLAHRKDKKASSSSEPLLGFLPRKVKGEQVRKALDHENNPFTKKPHTAQYRKILEARKKLPVFMQMDEFLTMFSDNQIIVMVGETGSGKTTQIPQFVTFSDLPHTKGKLVACTQPRRVAAMSVARRVAEEMDVELGREVGYSIRFEDMTEPGKTFLKYMTDGMLLREAMNDPNLERYSTIILDEAHERTLATDVLMGLLKDIAKRRADLKIIIMSATLDALKFQKYFGLTQDSAAPLFKVPGRTHPVEVFYTQEPEPDYVEAAIRTVLMIHRAEDPGDILVFLTGEEEIEDACKKIKLEADDLVNQDPDSVGPLVCIPLYSSLPPQQQQRIFDPAPSAISPSGPPGRKVVVSTNIAETSLTIDGIVYVVDPGFSKQKVYNPRIRVESLLVSPISKASAQQRAGRAGRTRPGKCFRLYTEKDFMGELEEQTYPEILRCNLSNTVLELLKLGIKDLVRFDYVDAPAPETLMRALELLNYLAALDDEGNITALGRIMAEFPLDPQLAKMLIASPEFKCSNEILTITAMLSVPNIWVRPANARREADEAKALLSVPDSDHLTLLNVYNQYYQNKYDKNWAWQNYVSGRALAQAENVRDQLQRTMERFEIELVSLSDEKKLYQNVRKALVIGFFMQVAHKEGEKGSYLTVKDNQNVALHPSCGLDSQPEWVLFNEFVLTKRPYIRTNTDVRGEWLLELASQYYDLSSFPDGETKRTLQRIAKKRDGKAGGVSNGGEPASKKQRKK
- the PRP43_1 gene encoding DEAH-box ATP-dependent RNA helicase prp43, variant 2, with product MVGETGSGKTTQIPQFVTFSDLPHTKGKLVACTQPRRVAAMSVARRVAEEMDVELGREVGYSIRFEDMTEPGKTFLKYMTDGMLLREAMNDPNLERYSTIILDEAHERTLATDVLMGLLKDIAKRRADLKIIIMSATLDALKFQKYFGLTQDSAAPLFKVPGRTHPVEVFYTQEPEPDYVEAAIRTVLMIHRAEDPGDILVFLTGEEEIEDACKKIKLEADDLVNQDPDSVGPLVCIPLYSSLPPQQQQRIFDPAPSAISPSGPPGRKVVVSTNIAETSLTIDGIVYVVDPGFSKQKVYNPRIRVESLLVSPISKASAQQRAGRAGRTRPGKCFRLYTEKDFMGELEEQTYPEILRCNLSNTVLELLKLGIKDLVRFDYVDAPAPETLMRALELLNYLAALDDEGNITALGRIMAEFPLDPQLAKMLIASPEFKCSNEILTITAMLSVPNIWVRPANARREADEAKALLSVPDSDHLTLLNVYNQYYQNKYDKNWAWQNYVSGRALAQAENVRDQLQRTMERFEIELVSLSDEKKLYQNVRKALVIGFFMQVAHKEGEKGSYLTVKDNQNVALHPSCGLDSQPEWVLFNEFVLTKRPYIRTNTDVRGEWLLELASQYYDLSSFPDGETKRTLQRIAKKRDGKAGGVSNGGEPASKKQRKK